A genomic segment from Phalacrocorax carbo unplaced genomic scaffold, bPhaCar2.1 SCAFFOLD_58, whole genome shotgun sequence encodes:
- the LOC135311097 gene encoding protein SAAL1-like: MACFQDICMSISKDENLGQVLLQRLCDSDSPTLLETSRLLLTCLSQPEVANVWVERIRENPSVYDCVCFIMSSSTNVELLVKVGEVVDKLFDLDEELMLNWIKNGTCRSVGPSVDDSPEELPDFKIVPCILEAAKQVRSDNPEGLDVYMHILQLLTTVDEGIQAIVQAPDGGKETWSLLYDLICHELCQSDDPPIIVQEQKTLLASILSVLSAMFASQTDQEYTKMRKNMPLIGSLIRILQYMEGCGKRSVDDSKEPEQQETGRADLNEEDFHLKILKDICCELLSNMLQELTKENTLEGLHQGHLNEQTCSCAFQNLLPLYFASVESFLEVLREADQTLADNLEKRFPSLKVDA; the protein is encoded by the exons ATGGCCTGTTTCCAAGACATATGCATGTCCATTAGTAAAGATGAAAATCTTGG CCAAGTGTTACTGCAACGTTTGTGTGATTCAGACTCTCCAACTCTTCTGGAAACAAGCAG GTTGTTGTTAACTTGCCTCTCCCAGCCTGAGGTGGCCAATGTCTGGGTTGAGAGAATCCGAGAAAACCCTTCTGTATATGACTGTGTTTGCTTTATCATGTCCAGCTCTACAAATG TTGAATTGCTGGTAAAAGTGGGTGAAGTGGTGGACAAACTCTTTGATCTAGATGAAGAGCTAATGTTAAACTGGATTAAAAATGGCACTTGTCGGTCTGTGGGACCATCTGTAGATGATTCCCCTGAAGAACTTCCAGATTTTAAGATTGTGCCCTGTATACTTGAAGCAGCCAAACAAGTTCG ATCAGACAATCCTGAAGGACTTGATGTTTATATGCATATTTTGCAGCTCCTGACCACGGTGGATGAGGGTATTCAGGCTATCG TGCAGGCTCCTGATGGAGGCAAAGAGACTTGGAGTTTGCTGTATGACCTCATTTGCCATGAACTGTGCCAGTCAGACGATCCACCAATCATTGTGCAGGAGCAGAAGACTCTATTGGCCTCTATTTTGTCTGTGCTGTCTGCTATGTTTGCTTCACAGACAGACCAAGAATACACCAAGATGAGAAAAA ATATGCCTCTGATTGGGAGCTTGATTCGTATCTTACAATACATGGAGGGCTGTGGGAAGAGATCTGTTGATGACTCAAAGGAGCCCGAACAACAAGAGACTGGAAGGGCTGATCTAAACGAGGAggatttccatttaaaaattttgaaggATATTTGCTGTGAATTACTTTCCAATATGCTTCAAGAACTGACCAAG gaaaatacGTTAGAAGGACTACACCAGGGTCATCTAAATGAACAGACGTGTTCCTGTGCATTTCAGAACCTCTTGCCTCTGTATTTTGCATCA GTGGAGAGTTTCCTTGAAGTTCTGCGTGAGGCTGACCAGACGCTTGCTGACAACCTAGAAAAACGTTTCCCAAGCCTGAAGGTTGACGCCTAA